DNA from Ziziphus jujuba cultivar Dongzao chromosome 2, ASM3175591v1:
attttaataaagcattattttccaaaaattaggaattaatattACTTACTTCCACAGTTGGTGCCATGTGCAAGCGGTTTGCCACAGAAGGAAGCAAGATGGAAGACCTTGTCCATGTCAACCATCTGCTCGACCTCTTTGCTAAGACGCTGACAAACGCACGGAATATCCACCGTCCTCACCGCTCTGCAACACCCTTCCGTCGGATCCACCATTGGAGTCCCCTTCTGCACGTACCTTGCACAGTTTGTTATCAGTCCCTGCATGTCACCTTGGCAACCAACCTGCCCTGAAACCATCATTTTTTCTCCAAATAACACCATTCCAACTGTGATTCCAAACATGCAACAAACCAACAAACCAGAACCAAACCTCGCCATTGATGGATGattacttaattaatttctctctgATTTTTGATCTACCACTGAGAATGTATGTTGGGTTTGGATTAGGTTTTGGATATGGGGGTTTTATATAGGGGGGAAAGATTAAGCATTGGTTTGAGTGACACTTTAGCATTTTGAGGCTCTGCATTTTGTACATTTGTTGAACAACGTACGTTATGGTTTTTGGATGGCGTATGAATGTGTATATCAGTTTGTTTGCAGTTTCCATGTGAATCACTTTTTCACATTTCAGAATTCAGACAAGTGGAAGCTCACTCACTCGCTATGCATGCTTCTTTTGCcttccttttcttattttggggggtagtttaattaattaatatatatttcttgggAATAAAACCCACAATTGCATGCGAAATTCTGCAACTGAAACCTACAACTCATCGTCCGTTAgatattaattttgttgtatttaatCTCCACATGCACTCTACTTTGTTTTCGTATAAACGTGGGTGTATACAGATTTTTATGACCGACAGTGTATTTAAACCCGGTTCAAGGCTACGAACTTGTCCCAGAACAATTTGCAGGCCCAAGCTAAGTTCGTCCTTTTGGTTTAATCGGGCGGGCCCAACCAATTGGACGAGTCTGCGATTTCAAAATCGCATCGCACCCAGGAAGGTCTGGCGGGACTTCACTCATCGTCTTTCACTTCTGCAAAAACCCCACCGCTTTTAAATTTCCAACGCAGTCGTTTTAGACGGAGAAGGATAAACAGCTTTGGAAGGTAGAATTGAGACGCGCCGATAATGGAGAGACAGAGGCGCGTGGTGGTGTGCGCCGAGAACGAAGAGCTTGCGGCGTATATGCTGAAGAAATGGGATGAGATGGCGAACCAACGGCCCAAAGGGATCACCGAGAATGTCGAAATGACTCTCACTAAGGCTTATTCCAATCTCTGCGCTTCCAAAACCCCTATCCAAACTCTCAAAGAATTTTCCCAGATCAAGTTGGTTTTCTCTTCCCCTTTTTGCTTTCCGTGAAAAATTCGATCTTTTTGGTTATATTGCAATGTTGGGTTTTCTAAAAGTATTGTTTTGATCGGAGTTATGTACAGGAATTGTtaaaaatcttcttcttcttcatttttttttttcctttccccaaCCACTTGTTTTCGCCCATTTTTTAATTACTAATTAGTCTGGATTATCTATTCGCCTGGTTCTTTTGAAAAATGTGTTGAAGTATAGAACTTGTAGCTCTTTTTTtcgattatattattattgatgttgaGTGGTTatggttgttgttattattattattattatttttttcccattcttgaaaatgatttgtgaaaatttgatgtAGGGGTGTGGGAAAGTGGATTCTGAGGCTTATGCAAGGGTTCTTTGAGACTGTTTCGGGAAATTCTGAACCTGAAGACTTGGCCAAAAAGAAGGGTACTCTGAAATGCAATGGCTTTTCAGGCACATGGTAGATTGATTATCTTCCTGATTAGTTTTCGTTTTTGATCGTTTAGGTAAGAAAACCAAAGGCGCCAGGCGCTATATGCCACAGAAGAATTCTGTAGCATATGCATTGCTAATTACCCTTTACAGGTATAATGGAATCAATCTCTTCTTACTTGAAGTATGCGAACATAATATCACAGATGgtttaatttggaaaaatttaCAAGATTTAAATGTAAGTTTTATGCAGGGGAACTACAAATGGGAATGAATTTATGCGTAAACAGGAGCTTATCGATGCAGCAGAAGCAAGTGGACTTTCCCGAGTGCCAATTGCGTATGTTGATTAATCCTATTAGTTTTCTAAGTTAGTTCTCATTTCTGTTGAATTTGATTTGGTTAATGTTTTGCTGGGTTCATATGTCCTTAGGCCAGAAAAGGGAAAAGGAAAACCTTCGCAGTTTGGAAGTTCTCCTCGAGAATGGTATAGTGGATGGTCATGCATGAAGACATTGATAACCAAGGGGCTTGTTGTCAAATCAAGTTGCCCTGCAAAGTATGGCTGCTTTTCTACATTGCTTCTCCTCATTTTCTATTTATGTTTCCAGTTCTTATATTAGATACATGCTCATTTTTTCGGGATGACATGAGAAGATTGTAGCTAATATATGTTTACCAGTTCATAATGTTAGCAGAAGTACGCTAGCATGTTTAGTGgcttcaataattttttactgGCCTGATCCAAATGCTTACAAGTCATGTTTTGAGTAAAAATATGATTGTAGACATAAAATTGGAAGTTGGCAGATATAATCAGCAGAATGTAATATGCATGAACAAACTGCAGATACATGCTAACTCAAGAAGGTAAAGAAGCAGCACGTGAATGTCAAATGAGATCTGGTTTGCCTGATACCTCAGAGAATGCTGCTGATTCTGAAGGATCTAGTGATCTGCAGCTTGTAAATCTTGAGTCAGATGATGAGGCAACAACGTCATCTGTTGATTTGAATAGGCAGAAGCCAACTGATATTCCTCCTGAATGTATCGAGAGGGTATACTTCCAACTAACTTTGTACTTTCACATCTCTCCATAGTTTGCTTGTAGAATCGAGACTTAGAAGAAATCGGCATTGTTACATTGTGTTGTTACTGCTATTATTACTCATTTCTTCTTTCATCTTCCATTACTGTCTGTCTGTCATATTAACTTATGCTTTTATATTGGTTTTCATCTTTCCTGATTTGTTCACATATCATTCTTATTTTAGCCATCATCCTTTGTTGGCATAAcactttattattttgatcctttattttattttattttttccttcaattttatttCTGTTTTAAACACATTTCTCACATTTATTGTTTTCCTTTCATGCAGTTTATGCGCATGGGGTACCCTAGGGAACGCATTCTTCAAGCTTTCAGTGAAATTGCAGATCCTTCCAAGAGGAATATATCTTCACTCTGGCCGTCAGTCTTATGTCGTCTTCGTGAAGATGAGGTTTATGGTTGTCATTCAAAGTCTCAGTCTGCAAGAGAAGATTTCCATACAACATCAACCACTTTGGAAACAACTACTAAAAGCTCATTGGATTACCAAAAAAATGGTAAACGCTCATTTCATATGTTCATATGTTCATATGTTAAGCCTATGTGCTCATTACCAAATAGGCTGAAACACCCTGTGTAATTACTAAATTGCTTTATAATTGATTCAGGTCAAGTAACAGGATCATCCCATGAAGCTGCACAGGCGGCGAAGTTCAGTTCTGCTGATTCTGTGCCAAAGCCTTTTACCATGAGAGCTTGCTCATCATCCGTTTGTACCATATACTTGCTACAAGACTTTCCTTTGTCCTTCATTCGTAAAGCTTTCATTTTTGGGGTCTCAAAAGTCAATCTTTCTTCCTCATTATCCTGTTGAATTCGAATCCTCTGCATTTTTTAGGTGCAAAGATCAAGTTCAAATGACAAGGAAGCAGGGCTGAGTGTTTTGTCTATGCCACCTCTGGCCTTTGGAGAGAGATTTGAAGATGTCTATGAAGTAATCTTAATATTGGATGATCGAGAGCAGTTTGCCACTCAGGGGTCAGTAACTTGTCATTTTAGTTTCCACTGCTACCTTCTTCTTGGTAAAATGACTAAATAATCATCCATTGCTTTCATGCTTCTAGAATTTATTTCgtgcaaaagaaaaaggaaaaatatatctTATCACTTTTATTATGCTTTGCTTTATTATTACACCCTTCCTCTTTTTGGTTAATTGCTGGTAATAATTCTGAAGAAGATTCTGTATGCTCTGCTTTTTAGGTCACGGTGTAGAAGAATCATTGAGAATATTCGTTCTCAattcaaaatacaaatacaGGTGATTTCTTTAAGCCTTTTACAATTGCTGTAACCCCCTGTCTGCATATTCATGTGTGCCTTCTCTTCACAGATGCAATGGAGTGATTCACTGGTTTCCTTTTCTATAGGTTAGGCGACTACCAGTTGGAGATGGAATCTGGATTGCTCGCCACAAGTATCTTTACACTGAATATGTGCTTGATTTTATTGTTGAAAGGAAGAACATTGATGATTTACGCTGTTCAATCAGAGATAATCGCTACAAGGATCAGAAACTAAGGCTTTTGGTATTGATACTTGTTCAAATGACATAAACTTTGTCCATGTTCCATGAACCATGAACCCTTAGGGTTTTGGGGGCTTTGGTCCataattttttaccttttaagttGGGGTTTCAACTTGTTCTATTATCCTAACATTTTGGCTCATTCACTTGCATATTATAAGAGGTGCGGACTTAAGAAACTGATATATCTTGTGGAAGGTGACCCAAATTCCTCTGAAGCAGCAGAGAGCATAAAAACAGCGTAAGTACtctgttaaaaatatttttcaagtggaatttcatttttgtagactatatattttgatatgtttAGCTCCGAATGACTATCAGTCTATCattgttgttaatttttctttttcctagttGAATTTACGTCTTCACCATCCCTCCCTTTTATGTTAACAAATCAATCTTCTCAATGTTGTAAATCATCATTTTTCCAAGTCTGTCTTCTACAGCTTCTCTTATTGTATCATGTGCAGCTGTTTTACAACAGAAGTTCTGGAGGGATTTGATGTGCAGAGAACCAGTGGCTTGAGCGACACACTGAAGAAATATGGTTATCTAACTCAAGCAATAACTCAATACTACAAATCACAGATTCCTGAGGAACGGTGTAAAGATACTGGGATCTGTCCACCTTTTGATGAATTTATCAAAAGGTGCCAAGACTTGGATAAAATGACCGTCAGCGATGTGTTTGCCATTCAGCTCATGCAGGTAGAAACTGTTTTTAACTGTTCTGGGGAGAAGAGGACTGTGTCCTGGACTTAACTAATgccattattttatcttttaaatttatgaatGTAGGTACCTCAGGTGACAGAGGAAATTGCCATAGCTGTTCTGGATATATATCCAACACTTCTATCTCTTGCCCATGCATACTCTCGACTCGTGAGTCTTATTTCCTCGATTGAAGCTTCACCTCAGCAAGTTATTGCTATTATGTTTTTGTTGTTTACTGTTTCCGCTTCCATGTACTTGCTGTCAAGACAGATAATCAGTGATCAGAAAGCTTTTTCTTTGATAAACTTTCACCCTATTTTTGCTCACaattgaaattatttgtttgactAGGATGGTGATGTTGCTGCACAAGAGGACATGCTTAGGAAGCAAAGTAGAAATGCTATCAATGGAGTTGCTAGTAGGAACATTTTCCAGTTAGTTTGGGGCAATTGATTTCTACATATGCTCCTTCATCTCAAAGGAGGGTTTTTGGCACTAGGTATCATTTCTGTAAAATGTAAAAGATATATGCTTCAATCCTTTGGGGTGTGAATGTAAATGAGATGTGAAGACCATAGTtataaagattttaaatataaGCAGCATTCTGCCTATTATACTCTGCTTTTTCACTTGCGCTTGTGAAACCAGTGTAGGTCCATTTTGTAACCActctcaattatatataaatatgaactttatttttgcaattctGGTGCATTAAGAAGAAAACTCTGAATATTTAAGGGTTAGCGAAAGGAAATGGTAGTAAAACTAGAATTCATTGagatttatggaaaaaaaaatatatatgtatttggcACAAAACAAGATGTAAATCTAGTCTACAAAGAAGAAAACTGTAGTGAAAGAGATTCTTGTAGGCTCCCTCTG
Protein-coding regions in this window:
- the LOC107417776 gene encoding uncharacterized protein LOC107417776 — its product is MARFGSGLLVCCMFGITVGMVLFGEKMMVSGQVGCQGDMQGLITNCARYVQKGTPMVDPTEGCCRAVRTVDIPCVCQRLSKEVEQMVDMDKVFHLASFCGKPLAHGTNCGSSIVP
- the LOC107417792 gene encoding crossover junction endonuclease MUS81 isoform X2 gives rise to the protein MERQRRVVVCAENEELAAYMLKKWDEMANQRPKGITENVEMTLTKAYSNLCASKTPIQTLKEFSQIKGVGKWILRLMQGFFETVSGNSEPEDLAKKKGKKTKGARRYMPQKNSVAYALLITLYRGTTNGNEFMRKQELIDAAEASGLSRVPIAPEKGKGKPSQFGSSPREWYSGWSCMKTLITKGLVVKSSCPAKYMLTQEGKEAARECQMRSGLPDTSENAADSEGSSDLQLVNLESDDEATTSSVDLNRQKPTDIPPECIERFMRMGYPRERILQAFSEIADPSKRNISSLWPSVLCRLREDEVYGCHSKSQSAREDFHTTSTTLETTTKSSLDYQKNGQVTGSSHEAAQAAKFSSADSVPKPFTMRACSSSVQRSSSNDKEAGLSVLSMPPLAFGERFEDVYEVILILDDREQFATQGSRCRRIIENIRSQFKIQIQVRRLPVGDGIWIARHKYLYTEYVLDFIVERKNIDDLRCSIRDNRYKDQKLRLLRCGLKKLIYLVEGDPNSSEAAESIKTACFTTEVLEGFDVQRTSGLSDTLKKYGYLTQAITQYYKSQIPEERCKDTGICPPFDEFIKRCQDLDKMTVSDVFAIQLMQVPQVTEEIAIAVLDIYPTLLSLAHAYSRLDGDVAAQEDMLRKQSRNAINGVASRNIFQLVWGN
- the LOC107417792 gene encoding crossover junction endonuclease MUS81 isoform X1, coding for MERQRRVVVCAENEELAAYMLKKWDEMANQRPKGITENVEMTLTKAYSNLCASKTPIQTLKEFSQIKGVGKWILRLMQGFFETVSGNSEPEDLAKKKVFVFDRLGKKTKGARRYMPQKNSVAYALLITLYRGTTNGNEFMRKQELIDAAEASGLSRVPIAPEKGKGKPSQFGSSPREWYSGWSCMKTLITKGLVVKSSCPAKYMLTQEGKEAARECQMRSGLPDTSENAADSEGSSDLQLVNLESDDEATTSSVDLNRQKPTDIPPECIERFMRMGYPRERILQAFSEIADPSKRNISSLWPSVLCRLREDEVYGCHSKSQSAREDFHTTSTTLETTTKSSLDYQKNGQVTGSSHEAAQAAKFSSADSVPKPFTMRACSSSVQRSSSNDKEAGLSVLSMPPLAFGERFEDVYEVILILDDREQFATQGSRCRRIIENIRSQFKIQIQVRRLPVGDGIWIARHKYLYTEYVLDFIVERKNIDDLRCSIRDNRYKDQKLRLLRCGLKKLIYLVEGDPNSSEAAESIKTACFTTEVLEGFDVQRTSGLSDTLKKYGYLTQAITQYYKSQIPEERCKDTGICPPFDEFIKRCQDLDKMTVSDVFAIQLMQVPQVTEEIAIAVLDIYPTLLSLAHAYSRLDGDVAAQEDMLRKQSRNAINGVASRNIFQLVWGN
- the LOC107417792 gene encoding crossover junction endonuclease MUS81 isoform X3, with protein sequence MGMNLCVNRSLSMQQKQVDFPECQLQKGKGKPSQFGSSPREWYSGWSCMKTLITKGLVVKSSCPAKYMLTQEGKEAARECQMRSGLPDTSENAADSEGSSDLQLVNLESDDEATTSSVDLNRQKPTDIPPECIERFMRMGYPRERILQAFSEIADPSKRNISSLWPSVLCRLREDEVYGCHSKSQSAREDFHTTSTTLETTTKSSLDYQKNGQVTGSSHEAAQAAKFSSADSVPKPFTMRACSSSVQRSSSNDKEAGLSVLSMPPLAFGERFEDVYEVILILDDREQFATQGSRCRRIIENIRSQFKIQIQVRRLPVGDGIWIARHKYLYTEYVLDFIVERKNIDDLRCSIRDNRYKDQKLRLLRCGLKKLIYLVEGDPNSSEAAESIKTACFTTEVLEGFDVQRTSGLSDTLKKYGYLTQAITQYYKSQIPEERCKDTGICPPFDEFIKRCQDLDKMTVSDVFAIQLMQVPQVTEEIAIAVLDIYPTLLSLAHAYSRLDGDVAAQEDMLRKQSRNAINGVASRNIFQLVWGN
- the LOC107417792 gene encoding crossover junction endonuclease MUS81 isoform X4, which encodes MRKQELIDAAEASGLSRVPIAPEKGKGKPSQFGSSPREWYSGWSCMKTLITKGLVVKSSCPAKYMLTQEGKEAARECQMRSGLPDTSENAADSEGSSDLQLVNLESDDEATTSSVDLNRQKPTDIPPECIERFMRMGYPRERILQAFSEIADPSKRNISSLWPSVLCRLREDEVYGCHSKSQSAREDFHTTSTTLETTTKSSLDYQKNGQVTGSSHEAAQAAKFSSADSVPKPFTMRACSSSVQRSSSNDKEAGLSVLSMPPLAFGERFEDVYEVILILDDREQFATQGSRCRRIIENIRSQFKIQIQVRRLPVGDGIWIARHKYLYTEYVLDFIVERKNIDDLRCSIRDNRYKDQKLRLLRCGLKKLIYLVEGDPNSSEAAESIKTACFTTEVLEGFDVQRTSGLSDTLKKYGYLTQAITQYYKSQIPEERCKDTGICPPFDEFIKRCQDLDKMTVSDVFAIQLMQVPQVTEEIAIAVLDIYPTLLSLAHAYSRLDGDVAAQEDMLRKQSRNAINGVASRNIFQLVWGN